A stretch of DNA from Insulibacter thermoxylanivorax:
GGAAATCAAGGAAACAGGGGTTGATATGTGGATACGGATGAAAACATGATCATTTATTCAAGCTAACTTGATAACGCTTACATATGTGAACAGCAGACCAACACCAAGATCATCGACATGCAGCAAGGCTGAAACAGGGGATCCATCGGCTCTTTGCCGTGGATTCTTGGTACAAATCCGAAATGACATGTGGGGCGATTCATCGATGTTCAATATCAATATGAATAAAACCATGAACTATCTAAGGCGTTACTGGGTCCTGTATGTGATGCTGATTCTTCCGTTGGCCTTCTTTATCATCTTCCGTTATATCCCGATGGGCTATATTCAGATCGCATTCAAGAAATACAGCATCGTCCAAAGTCCTTGGGAGATGGCATGGGCCGACCATAACGGGTTTGAATATTTCATTCAGGCATTTTCCAATCGGGACTTTTTGTATGCGCTTAGAAATACGCTGATGCTGAATTTTCTAGACCTGCTCTTTGGCTTTCCGGCGCCGATCATCCTTGCGCTGATCTTAAATGAACTCGCTTTCAAACGCTTCAAGCGATTCACCCAAACCGTGGTTTATCTGCCTCACTTCCTGTCCTGGGTCATCATCGCCGGAATGGCGCTGCAGCTCTTCGCACCGACTTCGGGGCTGGTCAACATCATGCTGCAGAGGATGGGGTTCGAACCCATCCCCTTCTTGAATGACCCTGTGTATTGGGTGATCACCTACGTCCTGCTGGGGATCTGGCAGAGCGTCGGTTGGAACACGATCATCTATTTAGCAGCGATTGCAGGGATCAACCCGGAATTGTATGAGGCAGCATCGGTGGATGGAGCCGGCCGCTTCCGTAAGATCTGGCACGTCACGCTGCCCGGACTTCGTCCGACGATCATCGTCCTGCTGATCCTGAGCTTGGGTCAGATCTTGAGCAGTGAATTCGACAGACCTTACGCGCTCAGCAATAAACTGGTCACCGATGTTTCTAATGTGATCTCGATCTTCGTCTACAACTACGGTATTCGTGGACTGCAGTTTTCACTCTCCACTGCCGTTGGTCTATTCCAATCCGTTGTATGTGTCATCTTCTTGTTCGCGGCCAACGCACTGGCCAAAAAAACCGGCGAACGCGGCATTTGGTAGGAGGGTTGTCACATGGTGAAATCAAGAAGTGCCAAAATCGGAGACTGGATCATCGTCATCATCTGTATATGGTGTATACTCGTCTGTCTGCTGCCGGTATTGAACATCCTGGCGCGGTCTTTAAGCTCAGCAGATGCCTTGATTAAGAATGAAGTGCTGCTTTGGCCCAAAGGACTGAATTTTGATGCCTATGCGATGGTATTGGGCGATTCCAAATACACCTGGTCCCTGGCGTGGACGGCGATCTTGACGGTGATCTGCACAATCTGGTCCTTGTTTATGACGATCATGTGCGCATATCCGCTGATCTACGACAACTTGAAGGGCAAGAAGTTCTTCATCGCGCTGATTCTCTTTACCATGTACTTCAATGCGGGGACGATCCCCATGTACTTGCTCTTGAAGGAGCTGCACCTTCTCAACCATCCGCTGGTATTGATCATCCCGAACTGTATCAGCGTGTTCTACGTCATCATCTTGCGCAGCTTCTTGTTCGGGATCCCGGAGAGCCTCAGGGAATCTGCAGAACTCGATGGAGCAGGGCCGTTCAGGATTCTGGTGAACGTCTATCTGCCGCTGTCCACTCCTGTACTTGCGACGCTCGCACTGTTCTATGCGGTAGGAAGATGGAACGGCTTCTCTGATGCTCTGATGTATATGTCCGATCGCAAATACTATCCGATCCAACTGCTGCTGTATAACATCCTGAACAGCATCAACAGCATCGAGGTGGCGACGCAGGAAGGATTTACGACCCCGGGATTGTCTGAGACGATCAAATCCGCAACGGTGATGTTTGCGACCGTACCGATCCTGCTGGTATACCCGTGGCTGCAGAAGTATTTTATCTCGGGTGTGACGCTCGGCGCTGTGAAAGGTTGAAGCTTTGGTTGAGGCTTTGTGTACGGTAAAAATTGACGAAAGTCAATTTTTATAAAATCAATATTGCTCATGAAGTGAGGGGGACTGAATATGGGGCTACGTAAAGGGTTGACCATCCTAACCTTATGCCTGGCTTTTGTGTTGGTGATGGCAGCATGTACCAAGGACAACAATGCAGAACCAACGCCGAATACGCAGACGCCTGCAAGCAACAATGATGCGAGCGGCTCAGGCGGTACCGATTCCAGATTAGAGGCATTGGGTCTGGATGCCAACTTGCGGTTCAAGGAGACGCGGAAGATCACCGTAGAGATCTATGACCGCGGCAATGACGGGGGAACGCCTCCGGAGGATAACTTCTATACCGACTATATTAAAGAAGGCTTGCTTCGCGATCACAACATCGAGGTTGAATTTGTTCCTGTACCGCGCTGGACAGAGGTGGAGGTCATTAACAACCTGCTGGCGGCGAATCAAGCGCCGGATATCAGCGTCACCTACTCCTACCCAACGATTCAAGCCTATGCCAATATGGGCGGTGTACTGGACCTGAATCCTTATCTGGAGGAGTACAAAGATCTGCTGCCAGACTTGTGGGATCTGCTCACGGATTCGAACATCTACTGGAACCAAGATCCCCATACGGGAACGATCTGGGCGATTGAAGCGCGGCTTGCCGTTCTGAACCGGATCAACACCTTCGTGCGTGAAGACTGGCTGCAGAAGCTGGGGCTGGAGGCGCCTACGACCCTGCAGGAATTCGAGGATATGCTCATCGCCTTCAGAGACAATGCTTCCTTGCTGCTGGGTGATGAAGCAGATAAGATGATTCCGTTCTCGACCAGCTTCGATATCGGCTGGCGGGCAGATCATCTGCTGACGTCCTTCGTGCCGAATGATATTACGGATAAGGATATCTATGTCTACGGCTTTGACGACAGGCATTTCCTGCTGCCGAATTACAAAGAAGGCGTCAGAGTCTTGAACAAATGGTATAACGAAGGACTCATCTGGAAGGATTTCTCGCTGTATCCGGCAGGGGATCCAACAGAGGATAACTTGATGAAAGCAGGCTATGTGGGTGCATTCATCCACAACTGGGACTATCCGTATCGCAACGGTGAAGACAGCATCCATGCGAATCTGCAGCGTCTCGTTGGGCCGGATGCAGCCTTTGTCGCCGTGGAGCCGTTCCCGAACGATGCCGGTGTGTATAAGAAGTTCTTGTCCGGTCCGATCGACCGCAAAATCTTCTTCCCGGCAACGAACGACGAGCCGCTTGCATCGCTGCTCTATCTGAACTGGATCTCCAAGCTGGAGAACCGCCTCTTCCTGCAATTTGGCGAGGAAGGCGTAACGCATGAGAAGCTGGAGGACGGTTCCTATAAGACGCTTGCTGCAACCGGCGAGAAGATCATGAACTCGCCTGCGAACATCGACTATACGCTGACCATAAACGGTCTGGACCTCGGCGATCCGGATCTGACCGTCAAGTCCATCGCCAACGGTTATGCCGGCGTAGATAAGCGGTATGTTGAGATCGCTCACCGGATCACGACGAACCAAGGACGTATCGGCAAGAACGTCAACGTAGGCGAGATCAAGTCCGAAGCAGGGCAGGGTCAAGCGCTTAAGGAGAAGCGGGATGCGATCCTGAACCGGGCCGTCGTCGCACCGCCGGATCAGTTTGACCAAATCTACGATTCCGGTATGGAGGATTACCTCAGATCCGGTGGTCAAGCGATTATCGACGAGCGCAGAGCGGCTTGGGAAGCCGTTTACGGCGATAAGACGATGTTGGATTAACGAACAGCTGCGTTTAGTGCAGCAGTAGTTGGAGGCCTGCCCGTGCAGGCCTCCTTTTTTGATGTTATGTCAAAAAAGCCGCCGAATGATCGGCAGCTTCTTTAGCTGATCTTCTAGGAAGTTTTCAATATAGGAATGTTTATTCGATCGCAGGCAGCATGATCTCTGCACGGAAGCCTTTGCCGAGCTCGCTGTTAAGGATCAGCTGCCCTTGATGGGCCTTAGCGATCCGTGCGACCATCGGAAGTCCTAAGCCGTGGCCGTTGCTGCGGGGCTGTTTTCTTCGAGAAGAGTAGGGCAGTTCCAAAAGATCAGGAAAATCTTGCGGATCCATCCCCTTCCCGTTATCAGCGACGATCAGACGGCAGGTGTGCTCACCTTCCTGCCGGGATATCCGAAGTTCAATCCGGCAGCCGCCGGGATTGTGGTTGATGCTGTTCTGGATCAGGTTGCTGACTGCGCGGGTGAGCAGCCGTTCATCCCCATGCACCACAGCCGTTTCGTCCAGCTCCTCGATCTCCAGTTCGTAGCGTTCATCCAATCCTTGGTTTAAGAAATCGGAGGCGATCTGCCTTGCCAATGCAGACAGACGGATCGGCTTCCGGTCCAGAGGCTGCATCTCATACTCCAGCATGGAGACCAGGTTTAAATCATGCACAAGC
This window harbors:
- a CDS encoding ABC transporter permease, whose amino-acid sequence is MNKTMNYLRRYWVLYVMLILPLAFFIIFRYIPMGYIQIAFKKYSIVQSPWEMAWADHNGFEYFIQAFSNRDFLYALRNTLMLNFLDLLFGFPAPIILALILNELAFKRFKRFTQTVVYLPHFLSWVIIAGMALQLFAPTSGLVNIMLQRMGFEPIPFLNDPVYWVITYVLLGIWQSVGWNTIIYLAAIAGINPELYEAASVDGAGRFRKIWHVTLPGLRPTIIVLLILSLGQILSSEFDRPYALSNKLVTDVSNVISIFVYNYGIRGLQFSLSTAVGLFQSVVCVIFLFAANALAKKTGERGIW
- a CDS encoding carbohydrate ABC transporter permease — translated: MVKSRSAKIGDWIIVIICIWCILVCLLPVLNILARSLSSADALIKNEVLLWPKGLNFDAYAMVLGDSKYTWSLAWTAILTVICTIWSLFMTIMCAYPLIYDNLKGKKFFIALILFTMYFNAGTIPMYLLLKELHLLNHPLVLIIPNCISVFYVIILRSFLFGIPESLRESAELDGAGPFRILVNVYLPLSTPVLATLALFYAVGRWNGFSDALMYMSDRKYYPIQLLLYNILNSINSIEVATQEGFTTPGLSETIKSATVMFATVPILLVYPWLQKYFISGVTLGAVKG
- a CDS encoding extracellular solute-binding protein; protein product: MGLRKGLTILTLCLAFVLVMAACTKDNNAEPTPNTQTPASNNDASGSGGTDSRLEALGLDANLRFKETRKITVEIYDRGNDGGTPPEDNFYTDYIKEGLLRDHNIEVEFVPVPRWTEVEVINNLLAANQAPDISVTYSYPTIQAYANMGGVLDLNPYLEEYKDLLPDLWDLLTDSNIYWNQDPHTGTIWAIEARLAVLNRINTFVREDWLQKLGLEAPTTLQEFEDMLIAFRDNASLLLGDEADKMIPFSTSFDIGWRADHLLTSFVPNDITDKDIYVYGFDDRHFLLPNYKEGVRVLNKWYNEGLIWKDFSLYPAGDPTEDNLMKAGYVGAFIHNWDYPYRNGEDSIHANLQRLVGPDAAFVAVEPFPNDAGVYKKFLSGPIDRKIFFPATNDEPLASLLYLNWISKLENRLFLQFGEEGVTHEKLEDGSYKTLAATGEKIMNSPANIDYTLTINGLDLGDPDLTVKSIANGYAGVDKRYVEIAHRITTNQGRIGKNVNVGEIKSEAGQGQALKEKRDAILNRAVVAPPDQFDQIYDSGMEDYLRSGGQAIIDERRAAWEAVYGDKTMLD
- a CDS encoding sensor histidine kinase, coding for MSCPTNWVSSLPLKIASLLAANIALGLLLSLIIGARLIRSIRPITQGIESLAEDREVYIEPKGVLANLAQSVNRVSALLQQKSNSLKARDEARSNWIAGISHDIRTPLSMVLGYASGLEENSELPIESRRQAGIIRQQAEKLRALVHDLNLVSMLEYEMQPLDRKPIRLSALARQIASDFLNQGLDERYELEIEELDETAVVHGDERLLTRAVSNLIQNSINHNPGGCRIELRISRQEGEHTCRLIVADNGKGMDPQDFPDLLELPYSSRRKQPRSNGHGLGLPMVARIAKAHQGQLILNSELGKGFRAEIMLPAIE